The genome window GCCATGGGGCCGAAGAACAGGATACCGAAGGGCATCGCTCCGGCGGAGACGATCTGGATTATGGAGAAAACCCGCCCCATCATGGCCGGTTGGGTAATCTCCTGTATAAAGACTGTCTGGGTGGTTGCGATGACCGGGAAGAAAAAGCCGGCAACCGCCATGATCGCCAGGAAGACCGGGAAGCTTCCGGCCATGCCGAGGCATCCGAACGCCGTGCCGAAGGCGGCGAGACACAGGGAGATGATTTTCGGTTTATCTTTGAAGTTCCCGTACAGCGACATGAATACGCCGCCTGCAAGGGATCCCACCGTCCAGACTATTTCGTTGGCGGTGAGTCTCCAGACTCCGCCCCCGAAACTTCTTCCGATCTGGAGGGGAGTGAGGATTCCCGCAGGCACGAAGAGGAAAAAGGAACAGGCATAACAGGCGATGATTCTTATCAGCAGAGGGTGGCGGAAAGCGTAGACGATGCCCTCCCTGAGATCGGCGAAGAAGGAATCATGGACGCTGGCCCGTTCGATTTTTTTCACCCTGATGAAAGCTGTGATCAGAATGGCAGCGGCGGCTGTGACAACATCGATCAAAAAGGCCCATGAAATATCCATGAAAGCGAGCACCGCTCCCCCGGCTGCGGGTGCAAGCAGCATGAAGATGGAATTGAGGGTTTGGTTTATGCCCTGTATTCTTGCGAGCCCCTCCCGTGGAACAAGCTGGGGAAAGATTGCGTTCACGGCGGGTGTCTGAATTCCCGCGCCGAGAGAGCGGACCGCCGATATCGCAAGAAGCATTTCCAGGCTCCTGAAACCTGCCCAGAAGGCGACGGCAAGCCCCAGGGTTGCCAGGGCAATAAAACCATCCGTCACCATGATCAGGAGCTTCCGGTTGTACCTGTCGGCCCAGACTCCGCCCCACAGGGAAATAATCACCTGGGGAAGCAGGGAGCAGACGGTGGCCAGGGTGATCCACACTCCCGACGAGGTCTCCAGCGTGATGTACCATATTATGGCGAAACCCACGACGGAGGATCCGAAGAGCGATACGTTCTGGCCTGCGAGAAAAAGAAGGACGTTCCTGGTGAACAGTCCGGGTTCTGCGGGGGGCGGCTTGGCAAACACGTTCTTTGTACGTTCCTTTCCGTAGTTCGGGTGGAATACCCTCTCTCCTGCTGACTGAAGCGCTCCGGTGTCCGCCGCTTCCTGTTTCTATTGACCCACGGTCACCGAATCCTGTCAAGCCCGTCCCGGATTTGTGCGGCGAGGGGCAGTTTTTCGGGCGGGGTGAGCCGCGGCGGCCCGGATTTACCTCCGCACCGGCCTGATATACTTAAAAAACCGGCCCGGGTTATGGTAAAAGTAGGTTATTCTTCCCGGGGTAGTGTCAAGTCGGTACCCGGCGCCCGCATAATCGAACGTCGCCATCGTTTTTTCGATCTTTTCCTCCACGCTCCGATTTTCCTGCTCATAATCGAACGGTCCATGTTCAAAAACAATATACTCTGCCTCGGGAACATCAATCAGAAGCATTTGCGGCGGCACTTCTCCCTGATAGTGGAGAGGAAGGCGCGCACCGTAACACTCCGTTCGCGGAATGCCCCAATCGCAGAGTCTGCCGTCCGGGTCATTGATGTACGCCATAATCTGGCCGCTGCCGCTGTCGGGCTCGCTGCCGCCCTCGTCGTCCAGTTTGCCCCTGATGCTGTCGAGAAAGCCGCAGATGGTTTCGCAGTCCTGTCCCGGAATACGGCTTTGTTTTTGCCAAAAATCCCAATAGCCGTTGCTCTCATAGTTTTTAATGTGCAGGAACTTATGCGCGGGAATGGTGACACAGTAGATTTTTACATCGTCCGTGGATTTCATCATGCCGATCTCTCCCAGTCCTAAAAAGTAGCGGTCGAAAGGGTTGATTTTTGTGCGAAGGACAACGGGCCTGGGGTTTTTCCGGTATTCGCCCGGAGCGACATCGTATGTTCCTTTGAACGCTCTGGTAAACGCTTCGTGCGAGGAGAAGCCGTAATCGAAAGCGATATCCAAAAGGCTTTTTTCGCTGTCCCGAACCTCTTTGAGCGCGAAGGCCAGTTTTCTCCGTCGCAGATACTCCCGAAACTGCATTCCCGATATCTCTTTGAATTTCCTCGTTGTGTGGAATTCGGAATACCCCAATCTGCATGAAAGACGGCGCAGCGTCAAGGCTTCGTCATTATGGTTTTTAATGCATTCATCGATTTCATCAACGATTATTTGAATTTGCCGCCGCCACTCGTGCATTCGCCCATTCACCCCGTTCCGGCCACCCTCTGCGTATTGTAAGGGGATGGGCAGCGCGCCGCTTGATTTTTCTTGCTGTCGTTTTTCTTTTTTCGTTCAGTATCTCCCCGTCAGGTCTGCGCGATGAACAGGGCCTCCTGCTCTTTTTTCGGAATAAACTGACGGAAGAAGTATATCACTCCCCCATCGTCTCGTCCGGGTGGAACCGCTGGCTGCCGCAGGGCATCCGGCACAGGCGGACAAGCAAAAAATGCGATCTGCTCAGGCGTCTGCCGGAAGCGGATCGAATCGGGCTTGCGCAGAAGGTACCGTTCATGGAAAATCTGCTGAGGGGGCACCGGCATGTCCGGCTGGAGGATATTGTCCTGCACCATGCCAAAAGGCAGGCAACCGGCAAACGCGGAGAACCGGAGAAGGTGACCCTGCAAAGCCGTGAGCTTTCCAGGAGCGGAGCTTGCTGCCCAGTGCGGGAGCAGCGTAGGAAAAAGTTTTATTGTGAGGAGGGATTCGGTGTGTTCCCGTCAAAAAAGGCCGTCTTTTTTCTGTGCGTCGACCCGTTCGATCACGTAGCAGGGGCAGTTTTCCAGGCGAGCAGGGATGCGTTTCCCCTGACGGAAACGGACATCTCCGTCGACGGAAATCGTGCGCTGTGTTCCGGGGACGGGTTCGGGAACCTCGTGTTCTTCGTCCCCACCCGCAAGGTCGTCAGCCACGACTATGTCCGGTACCTTCCGGAAATGCAGCGTTCTTTCTCCGACTGCGATATTGCGGGCATCGTCACGTGGCATGCGGGAGAGAACGCCCCGGACAAAATTTTCACCGCCCATACCACGGGCGATGTCGCCTCCGGCAA of Aminivibrio pyruvatiphilus contains these proteins:
- a CDS encoding MFS transporter — its product is MFAKPPPAEPGLFTRNVLLFLAGQNVSLFGSSVVGFAIIWYITLETSSGVWITLATVCSLLPQVIISLWGGVWADRYNRKLLIMVTDGFIALATLGLAVAFWAGFRSLEMLLAISAVRSLGAGIQTPAVNAIFPQLVPREGLARIQGINQTLNSIFMLLAPAAGGAVLAFMDISWAFLIDVVTAAAAILITAFIRVKKIERASVHDSFFADLREGIVYAFRHPLLIRIIACYACSFFLFVPAGILTPLQIGRSFGGGVWRLTANEIVWTVGSLAGGVFMSLYGNFKDKPKIISLCLAAFGTAFGCLGMAGSFPVFLAIMAVAGFFFPVIATTQTVFIQEITQPAMMGRVFSIIQIVSAGAMPFGILFFGPMADIVSVESILIVSGILLVLVGALYYRSNRNIAIPYSGEPFAENSVTPPKKND
- a CDS encoding helix-turn-helix transcriptional regulator — encoded protein: MHEWRRQIQIIVDEIDECIKNHNDEALTLRRLSCRLGYSEFHTTRKFKEISGMQFREYLRRRKLAFALKEVRDSEKSLLDIAFDYGFSSHEAFTRAFKGTYDVAPGEYRKNPRPVVLRTKINPFDRYFLGLGEIGMMKSTDDVKIYCVTIPAHKFLHIKNYESNGYWDFWQKQSRIPGQDCETICGFLDSIRGKLDDEGGSEPDSGSGQIMAYINDPDGRLCDWGIPRTECYGARLPLHYQGEVPPQMLLIDVPEAEYIVFEHGPFDYEQENRSVEEKIEKTMATFDYAGAGYRLDTTPGRITYFYHNPGRFFKYIRPVRR